The following are from one region of the Scylla paramamosain isolate STU-SP2022 chromosome 45, ASM3559412v1, whole genome shotgun sequence genome:
- the LOC135094390 gene encoding bifunctional peptidase and (3S)-lysyl hydroxylase Jmjd7-like isoform X1, whose protein sequence is MDACSGGTVVLVSCVTSPHMFTGIHLTSGEQELFNPPPEGKIKEALLKLSTEAKELYLNSQVPVLDAVPSPLEFYREWVAANKPVILRGVTQHWPALTKWTPDYLRARLGEKEVSVAVTPNGYADAPSGGYFVMPEERQMKFGKFLDIMENPDSQPGIFYVQKQNSNFTEEFSEIMSDAAPEIPWFSEALGKSPDAVNFWMGDERAVTSMHKDHYENIYCVISGYKDFILLPPTDAPWVPYRAYKPATYRETAPGTFTIEPSPGEEVPWICIDPVAPDIVSYPQYMHASPVQCRVRAGEALFLPSLWYHHVRQSHGCVAVNFWYDMEYDVRYNYHKLLQSLSWVREPS, encoded by the exons ATGGATGCTTGTTCAGGTGGCACAG TGGTTCTTGTGTCTTGTGTCACGTCTCCCCACATGTTCACTGGCATCCACCTCACTTCAGGAGAGCAGGAGCTGTTCAATCCACCACCTGAGGGGAAGATTAAAGAGGCCTTGCTTAAACTGTCCACAGAAGCCAAAG AACTGTACCTGAATAGCCAAGTGCCCGTTCTGGATGCTGTTCCCTCACCCCTGGAGTTCTACCGGGAGTGGGTGGCCGCCAACAAGCCGGTCATCCTGCGAGGGGTCACCCAACACTGGCCGGCCCTCACCAAGTGGACGCCGGATTACTTGAG GGCAAGGcttggagagaaggaggtgtCAGTGGCAGTAACACCCAATGGCTATGCTGATGCTCCCAGTGGTGGCTACTTCGTCATGCCAGAGGAGCGACAGATGAAGTTTGGCAAGTTCCTCGACATCATGGAGAATCCCGACAGCCAGCCTGGG ATCTTCTACGTTCAGAAACAAAACTCAAATTTCACAGAGGAGTTTTCCGAGATCATGAGTGATGCTGCCCCTGAGATCCCCTGGTTCTCAGAGGCCCTGGGGAAGAGTCCTGATGCCGTGAACTTCTGGATGGGGGATGAAAGAGCTGTCACGTCAA tGCACAAGGATCACTATGAAAATATATACTGCGTCATATCTGGGTACAAAGACTTCATACTCCTGCCCCCAACAGACGCTCCCTGGGTGCCCTACAGAGCATACAAGCCCGCCACGTACAGGGAGACTGCCCCAGGGACCTTCACCATAGAACCTAGCCCAGGGGAAGAGGTACCCTGGATTTGCATAGACCCTGTAGCCCCTGATATTGTGTCCTATCCTCAGTACATGCATGCCTCCCCTGTGCAGTGTCGGGTAAGGGCAGGGGAGGCCTTATTCCTGCCTTCCCTGTGGTATCATCATGTGCGGCAGTCCCATGGGTGTGTGGCGGTTAATTTCTGGTATGATATGGAGTATGACGTGAGGTATAACTATCATAAACTACTGCAGTCTCTTTCATGGGTGAGAGAGCCCAGCTAG
- the LOC135094390 gene encoding bifunctional peptidase and (3S)-lysyl hydroxylase Jmjd7-like isoform X2, whose translation MDACSGGTGEQELFNPPPEGKIKEALLKLSTEAKELYLNSQVPVLDAVPSPLEFYREWVAANKPVILRGVTQHWPALTKWTPDYLRARLGEKEVSVAVTPNGYADAPSGGYFVMPEERQMKFGKFLDIMENPDSQPGIFYVQKQNSNFTEEFSEIMSDAAPEIPWFSEALGKSPDAVNFWMGDERAVTSMHKDHYENIYCVISGYKDFILLPPTDAPWVPYRAYKPATYRETAPGTFTIEPSPGEEVPWICIDPVAPDIVSYPQYMHASPVQCRVRAGEALFLPSLWYHHVRQSHGCVAVNFWYDMEYDVRYNYHKLLQSLSWVREPS comes from the exons ATGGATGCTTGTTCAGGTGGCACAG GAGAGCAGGAGCTGTTCAATCCACCACCTGAGGGGAAGATTAAAGAGGCCTTGCTTAAACTGTCCACAGAAGCCAAAG AACTGTACCTGAATAGCCAAGTGCCCGTTCTGGATGCTGTTCCCTCACCCCTGGAGTTCTACCGGGAGTGGGTGGCCGCCAACAAGCCGGTCATCCTGCGAGGGGTCACCCAACACTGGCCGGCCCTCACCAAGTGGACGCCGGATTACTTGAG GGCAAGGcttggagagaaggaggtgtCAGTGGCAGTAACACCCAATGGCTATGCTGATGCTCCCAGTGGTGGCTACTTCGTCATGCCAGAGGAGCGACAGATGAAGTTTGGCAAGTTCCTCGACATCATGGAGAATCCCGACAGCCAGCCTGGG ATCTTCTACGTTCAGAAACAAAACTCAAATTTCACAGAGGAGTTTTCCGAGATCATGAGTGATGCTGCCCCTGAGATCCCCTGGTTCTCAGAGGCCCTGGGGAAGAGTCCTGATGCCGTGAACTTCTGGATGGGGGATGAAAGAGCTGTCACGTCAA tGCACAAGGATCACTATGAAAATATATACTGCGTCATATCTGGGTACAAAGACTTCATACTCCTGCCCCCAACAGACGCTCCCTGGGTGCCCTACAGAGCATACAAGCCCGCCACGTACAGGGAGACTGCCCCAGGGACCTTCACCATAGAACCTAGCCCAGGGGAAGAGGTACCCTGGATTTGCATAGACCCTGTAGCCCCTGATATTGTGTCCTATCCTCAGTACATGCATGCCTCCCCTGTGCAGTGTCGGGTAAGGGCAGGGGAGGCCTTATTCCTGCCTTCCCTGTGGTATCATCATGTGCGGCAGTCCCATGGGTGTGTGGCGGTTAATTTCTGGTATGATATGGAGTATGACGTGAGGTATAACTATCATAAACTACTGCAGTCTCTTTCATGGGTGAGAGAGCCCAGCTAG